The genomic region AATACCCTTTGCTTATTCCTGCCGTTAGTTCCGCAGCACCCTCTAAAAAACCGATAAATGCCATGGTGAAACCAATGTGTTTGAGGTATAACGGCATTACAGGGTATAACATTTCGCTGGCCATATCAGTAAACAAACTGATGAGCGAAAGTATCCAAACACGGCGGGTTACAGTGGAGGCCAAGAGAGTGTTGTTTACACAAACTTAGCGATATACTTTTCTTTTCTCAAGGTTCGTTTCTAGGGTATGAAAAAGTGTATGTATGTCCTTATCGCTATCCTGTTAACTGCTAAAGTGTATGCACAATCGGATACAGTAGCTAATGATAGCGTGAAGATAAAAGTCCACTTTTTGTACGGTTCAAAGCCTAAGAAAAAACATAAAGAGACAGAGAAACCGTGGTTTGGTGGTATACACGGCGGCCATGTGAGTATTGAGGCCGGAGGTAATGTGGTGGGGTTTGAGCCTTTTGGCAGCTTACACATCGTATCAAAAAGTAAGCTGCATTCAGAATTTGTAAGTGAGCCGCTGCAAGAATGGGTGCAAGATACCGCGACTCTTAAATACACTACCATTGTGATACCGATAAGCAAGACTCAATACGACTCGTTACTTAAAATACACGCTGCATACACTACAAGTCCGCCGTATGATTATGCTTTCTTGGGGATGCGATGTGCATCAGCCACCTATGAAATTTTGGGGAGAATAGGGGTGGTTGACTACAAGCCCAATACAAAGAACGTAGCTGTCAATTTTTACCCAAAAAAATTACGGCAAAAACTATTGAAACTGGCTGAACACAAAGGGTATGAGGTAATACGGCAGGAGGGAAGGACTACCCGTATTTGGGAAGAGGACTAAGTGTGCACTAAGATGCTTCCTTCGTTAGCATTGCAGGTTTTGTATGCACTTCTTGCACCCCGTCATGTTGAACTTGTTTCAACATCGTGGTGCCAATTTTCGTTAAATACCAATTGAGATCCCGAACCAAGTTCGGGAGGACTGCCACCACACCCTTCGGCAGGCTCAGGAAATCCGTCGGGTAGCCGCTACTGTCAAATTGAGCGCAGCGAAATTCCTTATCCCAACTATGTCAACTCGAGGTGAAACACATTTGTAATAAGTTGCTTCCTTCGTCAGCAGGACAGTTTGATAACGGGCAGCGCGCGCTGCTTCCCTCCTACAAAGGAGTAACTGAGGGAGGAGTCTATGCCCGCCAAAACAAAAATCCCGGCCTTTTGAGCCGGGATTTTTAAATTATAACTCTGTTAAAGTTGTTTATGCTGTTGCTTGTGCTTTAGGAGCTGCTGAAAGAATTTCGGCAGTTACACCATCTGCATACTGTGTAAAGTTTTTCACAAACAACTCGGCCAAATGGTTGGCTTTGTTATCGTAAGCAGCTTTATCAGCCCAAGTATTGCGTGGGTTCAATATTTCAGCAGGTACGTTAGGGCAAGTAGCTGGCATTGAAAGACCAAACACAGGATGGTTTTCAAACGATACATTTGCCAATTCGCCGTTAAGAGCAGCAGTAATCATAGCACGGGTGTATGACAATTTCATACGTGAACCTGTACCGTAAGCACCGCCTGTCCAGCCGGTATTTACCAACCAAACGTTTGCTCCGCTTTCTTTCAATTTTTCACCCAACAACACCGCGTATTTACCGGGGTGCAAAGGCAAAAATGCTTTACCAAAGCAAGCTGAGAAAGTAGCTTGAGGCTCAGTAACACCGGCTTCAGTACCTGCAACTTTTGCAGTGTAACCTGAAATAAAGTGATACATGGCTTGCTCAGGGGAAAGTTTTGAAATTGGAGGCAATACCCCGAATGCATCGGCGGTTAAGAAGAATATGTTTTTAGGCGTAGTACCGATTGAAGGCACTGCAATATTATCTACTGAATAGATAGGGTATGCAGCGCGGGTGTTTTCGGTAACGCTGGTATTAGTGTAATCAGGAGTGCGGGTACCCTCGATAAAACGAATGTTTTCAAGCAAGGTACCAAACTTAATAGCATCAAAAATTTGAGGCTCTTTTTCTTGGGTCAAATCCACACACTTAGCGTAGCAACCGCCTTCAAAGTTAAATACGGTGTTACCGCTCCAGCCGTGCTCATCATCACCAATCAGCTTACGGTTAGGATCGGCGCTAAGGGTAGTTTTACCCGTACCGCTCAAACCGAAGAAGATAGCTGTATCGCCTGCTTCGCCAATGTTTGCCGAGCAGTGCATAGAAAGTACGTTTTTCTCTTGAGGAAGAATGTAGTTAAGAACGGTAAAGATACCTTTCTTCATTTCACCTGTATAACCGCTGCCACCAATCAAAATAACCTTACGGCTAAAATCAATCATGGTAAAGTTGTGTTGGCGGGTACCATCCACAGCTGGGTCAGCATGAAAACTAGGTGCATTAATAATTACCCACTCATTGTCAAAGTTTTTCAACTCTTCAGCTGTTGGGCGCAAAAACAAGTTGTGGCAAAACAGGTTGTTGTATGCTTTTTCAGTAAATACTTTAATGGTAAGGCGGTAGTTAGGATCGGCGCAGGCAATCGCATCACGCATAAATACCTCTTTACCTGTCCAATGGTTTATCACCTTGTTCAATAAAGTATCAAACTTATCACTGTCAAAAGGTTGGTTTACATCACCCCACCATACAGTGTTTTCGGTTTTTGCATCTTTCACGCAAAATTTGTCCTTGGGCGACCTTCCGGTAAACTCTCCAGTATCAGCAGCCAGTGCGCCGCTATCGGCAAGTTGTCCTTCGCCTCTTTGCAAGGCAGCCTCTACAAGTTCAGCAGGTGTAAGGTTGCTGTGCGCTTTGCTTACTTTGCTAAGTACTTTCTCAATTACTTGATTCATTGGTTATTGTTGTTGAAAGAGTGTTTAAGTAATAAACTGCAAAGGTACTAAATATTCTCTTTATTCATAAGCACCTTCACTGCTTCTTTTAGTAATTTGATTTTTAAATCGTTGCACAACTTAAGCCTTGCTATCAGCCAGTCTGTCTGAAATGCAATTTTATACACCTGTACATTAAATTATCATGATGTAAATCATGTATCAGGGTGAGAATGTTCATTCCTATTAACAAGTGTTAGTTTCAATTTTGTCCTGCAAATCAAACAGCTATGCCATATTATATGCAAATGGGAAAAGTGCCTTCAAAACGGCACGTGGTTTTCCGCAATAAAAAGAACAATGAGTTGTATGCCGAAGAATTGTTTGGCACTCAAGGCTTTTCAGGAGTTTCGTCGCTAGTGTATCACACCCACCCGCCTACAATGGTAAAAGAAGTGGGCACCCCATACAGCGTAGCCCCCGAAATAGCCATTGAGGATAATATGCAAGCTCTTAGTTTTAAAGGATTTGATGTGGGCGGTGAAAATGATTACCTGCAAAGCCGCAAAACCCTGTTTGTAAACAACGATTTAAGCATTGGTATTGCTGCACCGCGATATAGTATGGATGAATACTATTTTAAAAACGCCGATGCCGATGAAATGCTGTTTGTGCACAAAGGCAGCGGCACACTGCATACCATGTACGGTAGGATACCGTTTGAATACGGTGATTATATAATTATTCCCCGCGGTACGGTGTATAAATTAGAATTGGATGATACCGACAACCGCTTATTATTCATAGAATCGCGTTCGCCTATTCAAACTCCTGAGCGGTATAGCAATCGTTTTGGGCAATATTTAGAACATTCGCCTTTTTGCGAGCGTGATTTTAAAGTGCCTTCGCATTTGGAAACTTATGACCAAAAGGGAGATTTTCTAATCAACATTAAAAAGAACAACATCATATACCCGTATGTGTACGAAACCCACCCGTTTGATGTGGTTGGTTGGGACGGTTATAACTATCCCTACGCATTCTCAATTTTTAATTTTGAACCGCTAACAGGTCGCATACATATGCCACCTCCTATTCACCAAACGTTTGAGGGACACAATTTTGTGGTGTGCTCGTTTGTTCCCCGTTTATACGATTATCATCCGCAGGCAATACCTGCCCCCTACCACCACAGCAATATAGACAGCGACGAAATACTCTACTACGTTGATGGAGATTTTATGAGCCGCAACAACATACAAAAAGGACAATTTACGCTGCACCCCGGCGGTATACCTCACGGGCCTCACCCCGGTGCAATAGAGCGAAGCATAGGCCAGAAAGAAACCCAAGAATTGGCCGTGATGATTGACCCCTTTAACCCCGTAAAAATAACCCGCACCGCCCTTGAATTAGAAGTGGACGGCTATTACAAGTCATGGTTATTCAATAACCCCAAAAAAGAAATTTTAGAAACCGTATAAAGAACTTTTGACTTACCCAGACTTTTAAGAGGGCTGACAGTGGCAATAAGTGCCGCTCTCTAATTGCAATTAGAGAGGGAAGTTTTAAGAACTGAACCACTTATAAATGTTTTGGGTGAGTTAAAAACAAAAAATAAAACCCGTATGAGCACACCCGTATTGACCGACGTTGAAAATTACAGCTATTCGCTGGAGAAAATTTTCCCCGATGCCGAAGACTTTTTGCCCATTAACGGCACCGACTATGTAGAACTGTATGTGGGTAATGCCAAACAGGCAGCCCATTATTATAAAACCGCGTTTGGCTTTCAAAGTCTTGCTTATGCCGGACTTGAAACCGGATTGCGCGACCGTACCTCGTATGTACTAGTACAGGATAAGATACGTTTGGTACTAACCTGTCCTATGAAGGATGATGGTGTAATAAGCCAACACTTAGCCAAGCACGGTGATGGAGTGAAAATAATCGCCCTTTGGGTGGACGATGCCCGCAAAGCCTTTGAAGAAACCACTAAAAGAGGTGCTGAGGTGTATATGGAGCCTATTGTGGTAAAAGACGATGATGGAGAGATTGTGAAAGCAGGCATACATACCTACGGCGATACTATCCACATGTTTATTGAACGCAAAAACTATAAGGGTGCTTTTATGCCCGGCTTTGTGAAGTGGGAAAGCGAGTACAATCCCATACCTACGGGCTTGCGCTACATAGATCACATGGTGGGTAATGTAGCGTTGGGAGAAATGAACAAATGGAGTGCCTTTTACCGCGATGTAATGGGCTTTGCTAACCTTATCAGTTTTGATGATAAAGACATTTCTACCCAATATACTGCGTTGATGAGCAAGGTGATGACCAACGGCAACGGTCGCATAAAATTTCCGATTAACGAACCGGCAGTGGGGCTAAAAAAATCTCAAGTAGAAGAATACCTTGATTTTTATGGCGGTCCCGGTTGCCAGCACATAGCAGTGGCCACCAATGATATTGTGTTTACCATCAGCGAGATGCGCAAGCGTGGAGTAGAGTTTCTTCACGTGCCCGGTGAGTATTACGATACAGTGCCCCAACGGGTGGGTATTATTGAAGAAGACCTTGCCACCCTTAAAAAACTGGGAATAATGGTGGATAGAGACGAGGAAGGATACCTGCTTCAAATATTTACCAAGCCTGTTGAAGACCGCCCAACCCTGTTTTTTGAAATTATCCAACGTAAAGGAGCCAAATCGTTTGGCAAAGGAAACTTCCAAGCCTTGTTTGAAAGCATTGAAGCCGAACAAGAGCGGAGGGGGACTCTTTAATTTAAGAATTATTGATTTGTTGATTTGAAGATTCAACCCAAGCGTCCTTGCGAGGAGTGCGATAGCACGACGAAGCAATCCGTCTGATACCAATCGTAAAGAATTGCTTCGTCCCGAATACACTCGGGACCCCAATGACGAATAACTTAATAACTGATAACTAACTCGCCATGATAAATTTTGAGTACATAGAAGCCAACAAGCAACTGTTCCGCACACAGTTTTTAAATGCACAACCGTTTCCGCACATTGGGATTGATGGTATTTGTGATGAGGCCAAACTGACAGAATTGTATAACAACATTCCTGAAATTGAAACCAAAAGTGCTGATTATGTTTTTGCGGGTGAGAAGTACGAAAAATCAAAATTTAAACAACTGGGCGGTGTGTTTGAGGAATTGCACAACGACCTTACCAGCGAACGGTTTAACAGTTGGTTGTGCTATGTAACGGGTGAAGATGTTTTTATTGACCCGCAGTTTTACGGCGGCGGAATACACCAAGGCCGTAAGGGTAGTTTTTTAGATATGCACGCCGATTTTAACTACCACCCGCTGCACGAAAAATGGTTTCGCAACCTTAACCTGCTGTTATACATTAACAAAGACTGGAAACCTGAATATGGCGGACAACTGAGGTTGGAAGACAGCCGCACAGGTGAAAAAACAGAAGTAGCAGTACCTTTTAACCGCTTGGCAATTATGCACTGCCGGGGCTATACGCTACACGGTTACGACCCGATTAGCTTTCCTGAAGGCACGTACCGCACCTCTATTGCGGCGTATGCCTATACCCTGCACGAGCACGCGTTAGAAGCTCCCCGCACAACGGTATGGCACGTGAAACCCGAAAAAAGTTTTGGCAAGTACCTCATCAGCAAAATTTGGGTACCCGCTGTAAAGCTGAAAAGCTTTTTTACTAAAAGCGAAACGGCGAAGCATTAATTAACTGACAGCATATAAAATGCTGCCCTTTTAAATGTATTTACCCTCCAATGGTTTTAAACCATCTGAGGTTACATTCTTTAATAGCGAAGGGTTTAATGCCCGTCGCAAACAACAAAGGCCACCCCAATGGTGGCCTTTGTTTTATATTTCAATATTAAAAAATTACTCAACCAGCAGTTTTGCAGTAGCTATACCTTTTGCACCGCGTACCTGCACTAAATACATTCCCTTCGCTAAACCATCCAAATTAATAACGGTTGATTGCAAACTCGATGAAGTCAACAACTTTTCAGTACGTTGTACTTTTCCGGTCATATCGCTAACAGTGCATTCCAACGCATCCGCATCATTCACCCAAACAGTTACTTCGCTGCGCGCAGGGTTGGGATATACATTCACGCCATAGGCATTATTAGGCACAATAACACCGGTAGTACCGCCGTTTCCGCCTGCGGTGTCAACAATCAGAGTAAACCTACGGATAGTATCCGGTTGTTGAATAGGAATAAATCCGATTTTAGCATATGCAACCACAGCCATTTCAACAGGATAAACACCTTTTTGTTGTGCAGTAGGATTGCCGGATACCTTAGCACAAAATGTTTGCTGGGGCACGAAATTACAGTTGGCCACATTACATTGGTAAGTGAAACCCGAAGGCAAGCCTAAAACTGATACCAAGCGTATCGAGTCAAACGTTGCGGTTACAGGAAAGCCGTTATAAGTAATGTTTGTATCGTTAGGTATTCTGAAATGTAACACCATGTTATACGATTGGCCTACAACAGCAGTATCCAAATCTTCGGGATAGTAGCCGGGTTGGGTAATTGTATTATCAGGGGTACATTGTGCTGATGCAGATAGCGCCGCAAATAGTATCACGGCAAGCAGGTAAATCTTTTTCATAATTTTAAAGTGCAGTATGATTAAACTTGTATAAATCCTGTGCAAATTAGTATGAAGCCATGTCATAAGCAATTTTGTTTACTCTTAACTTTCATCATTGTTGCTATCAGCGCAAACAGCCAAACCACTTTTGCACTCAAAGGCAGTATTAAAGATGCGCAAACAGGTGAAGCACTGTATGGCGTCGCGGTTTTTACCAGCGGAGTATCAAAAGGAGTTACCACCAACGAAAACGGCGAGTACCAACTTTCACTGCTGTTAACAGAGCCCAAAACAATAGTTTTTAGCTACATCGGGTATAAAAAAGACACTTTTGAGTACAGCCCGATAGCCCATGCAGCATTGATTAAAGACGGGGTTTTGCTAAAAGATATTTTGCTGGAAGAAGAGACTCACATTTTTGACCAAGTGGTTGTAACCGCCGGCCGTAGCGAGCAAAGCCTGAAAACGGTAACAGTGAGCATGGAGATGCTGAAACACTATGTATTAGAAAACCGAAATAACGTAACTCTTGACGATGCCATTGACCAAATACCCAGTGTGAGTTTTGTTGACGGGCAAGCAAATATACGCGGCGGTAGCGGCTGGAGCTACGGGGCAGGCTCGCGAGTGCTGGTAATGCTTGACGAAATGCCGATGGTATCAGGCGATGCAGGGCAGGCACAATGGGGCTTTATACCTGTTGAAAGTATTGAGCAGGTAGAGGTGATAAAAGGAGCTTCATCAGTGCTTTATGGCTCATCGGCGTTAAACGGAGTGATAAACATACGTACCCTTCGCCCCAAAGAAAAACCTTACACCAACGCGGTAATCTACAGCGGAGTTTATACCCCGCACGATGGCAAAGAAGGATTGCGCTGGCAGGGCGACCGTATTTTGCAACGTAGTGGTGCCAATGTGGTGCACGCCCAACGTTGGGGCAGGTTTGATGCTACATTGGGCATAAATTATTTAAACGACGATGGCTACCGCATGGCCGACCATGAAAAGCGCGGTCGCTTTACGTTCAATACCCGCTACACGCCTAAGAAGATTAAAAACTTTTACTACGGACTGAACGGTAATTTTCAGTTAGGTACTGTGGGTACATTTTTATTGTGGGAGAGTTTTGACAAAGGCTACACCCAATTAGATTCAGGCTACAGCAATACCAAT from Bacteroidota bacterium harbors:
- the pckA gene encoding phosphoenolpyruvate carboxykinase (ATP); the encoded protein is MNQVIEKVLSKVSKAHSNLTPAELVEAALQRGEGQLADSGALAADTGEFTGRSPKDKFCVKDAKTENTVWWGDVNQPFDSDKFDTLLNKVINHWTGKEVFMRDAIACADPNYRLTIKVFTEKAYNNLFCHNLFLRPTAEELKNFDNEWVIINAPSFHADPAVDGTRQHNFTMIDFSRKVILIGGSGYTGEMKKGIFTVLNYILPQEKNVLSMHCSANIGEAGDTAIFFGLSGTGKTTLSADPNRKLIGDDEHGWSGNTVFNFEGGCYAKCVDLTQEKEPQIFDAIKFGTLLENIRFIEGTRTPDYTNTSVTENTRAAYPIYSVDNIAVPSIGTTPKNIFFLTADAFGVLPPISKLSPEQAMYHFISGYTAKVAGTEAGVTEPQATFSACFGKAFLPLHPGKYAVLLGEKLKESGANVWLVNTGWTGGAYGTGSRMKLSYTRAMITAALNGELANVSFENHPVFGLSMPATCPNVPAEILNPRNTWADKAAYDNKANHLAELFVKNFTQYADGVTAEILSAAPKAQATA
- a CDS encoding homogentisate 1,2-dioxygenase, producing the protein MPYYMQMGKVPSKRHVVFRNKKNNELYAEELFGTQGFSGVSSLVYHTHPPTMVKEVGTPYSVAPEIAIEDNMQALSFKGFDVGGENDYLQSRKTLFVNNDLSIGIAAPRYSMDEYYFKNADADEMLFVHKGSGTLHTMYGRIPFEYGDYIIIPRGTVYKLELDDTDNRLLFIESRSPIQTPERYSNRFGQYLEHSPFCERDFKVPSHLETYDQKGDFLINIKKNNIIYPYVYETHPFDVVGWDGYNYPYAFSIFNFEPLTGRIHMPPPIHQTFEGHNFVVCSFVPRLYDYHPQAIPAPYHHSNIDSDEILYYVDGDFMSRNNIQKGQFTLHPGGIPHGPHPGAIERSIGQKETQELAVMIDPFNPVKITRTALELEVDGYYKSWLFNNPKKEILETV
- a CDS encoding 2OG-Fe(II) oxygenase, whose translation is MINFEYIEANKQLFRTQFLNAQPFPHIGIDGICDEAKLTELYNNIPEIETKSADYVFAGEKYEKSKFKQLGGVFEELHNDLTSERFNSWLCYVTGEDVFIDPQFYGGGIHQGRKGSFLDMHADFNYHPLHEKWFRNLNLLLYINKDWKPEYGGQLRLEDSRTGEKTEVAVPFNRLAIMHCRGYTLHGYDPISFPEGTYRTSIAAYAYTLHEHALEAPRTTVWHVKPEKSFGKYLISKIWVPAVKLKSFFTKSETAKH
- the hppD gene encoding 4-hydroxyphenylpyruvate dioxygenase, whose translation is MSTPVLTDVENYSYSLEKIFPDAEDFLPINGTDYVELYVGNAKQAAHYYKTAFGFQSLAYAGLETGLRDRTSYVLVQDKIRLVLTCPMKDDGVISQHLAKHGDGVKIIALWVDDARKAFEETTKRGAEVYMEPIVVKDDDGEIVKAGIHTYGDTIHMFIERKNYKGAFMPGFVKWESEYNPIPTGLRYIDHMVGNVALGEMNKWSAFYRDVMGFANLISFDDKDISTQYTALMSKVMTNGNGRIKFPINEPAVGLKKSQVEEYLDFYGGPGCQHIAVATNDIVFTISEMRKRGVEFLHVPGEYYDTVPQRVGIIEEDLATLKKLGIMVDRDEEGYLLQIFTKPVEDRPTLFFEIIQRKGAKSFGKGNFQALFESIEAEQERRGTL
- a CDS encoding T9SS type A sorting domain-containing protein, with protein sequence MTWLHTNLHRIYTSLIILHFKIMKKIYLLAVILFAALSASAQCTPDNTITQPGYYPEDLDTAVVGQSYNMVLHFRIPNDTNITYNGFPVTATFDSIRLVSVLGLPSGFTYQCNVANCNFVPQQTFCAKVSGNPTAQQKGVYPVEMAVVAYAKIGFIPIQQPDTIRRFTLIVDTAGGNGGTTGVIVPNNAYGVNVYPNPARSEVTVWVNDADALECTVSDMTGKVQRTEKLLTSSSLQSTVINLDGLAKGMYLVQVRGAKGIATAKLLVE